In Magnetococcales bacterium, one DNA window encodes the following:
- a CDS encoding type II toxin-antitoxin system RelE/ParE family toxin: MLTVRYTITIRREAKRKLQSLHAKDRLRITSKIMELGLDPDDPSLDVKPLIGSHLWRLRVGGWRIIYDRQDAIKIIAVERIRSRGDAYK, translated from the coding sequence ATGTTAACCGTGCGCTACACGATCACCATCCGCCGTGAGGCCAAACGAAAACTTCAAAGCCTGCACGCAAAAGACCGGCTCAGGATTACCAGCAAAATTATGGAACTGGGACTGGATCCGGATGATCCATCACTTGATGTCAAACCATTGATCGGCAGCCATCTGTGGCGGCTACGAGTTGGAGGGTGGCGGATCATTTATGATCGACAGGATGCCATCAAGATCATAGCGGTGGAACGCATCCGATCCCGAGGGGATGCTTACAAATGA
- a CDS encoding helix-turn-helix transcriptional regulator translates to MNIQIIKGQDGQDEYVLLPVKIFKALREQIEEEVSRLDIETRRDEDYEPFRPEDYIRNPVALARMKAGIKQVELARQMGVSQAYVSKLEHSEDVSENALEHVRRVLEIGPLESVGNHEPQIETSTNVMSSS, encoded by the coding sequence ATGAACATACAGATCATCAAAGGGCAGGATGGCCAGGACGAATACGTTCTTCTGCCTGTAAAAATTTTCAAGGCCCTCCGTGAACAAATCGAGGAAGAAGTCTCACGCCTGGATATCGAGACCAGGCGGGATGAGGACTACGAACCTTTTCGGCCAGAGGATTATATTCGGAATCCTGTTGCGTTGGCACGCATGAAAGCGGGTATCAAACAGGTTGAACTGGCGCGACAAATGGGCGTCTCGCAGGCCTACGTCAGCAAACTTGAGCATTCGGAAGACGTCTCCGAGAATGCCTTGGAACATGTCCGTCGTGTACTTGAAATCGGACCTTTGGAAAGCGTGGGCAATCACGAACCTCAGATTGAAACCTCGACCAACGTGATGTCATCATCCTGA
- a CDS encoding SpoIIE family protein phosphatase yields the protein MTRDKGRRPIILVVDDTPENIDVLKGALIHEYTVRPAPNGQVALKAASIPPYPDLVLLDIMMPGMDGYEVCRRLKENRETADIPVIFVTARSEESDEIEGLRLGAVDYITKPFSIPIVQARIKTHLQLRSVTRALKKNNQKLMYERQLIESIILKMRGADVLDERHLRHLIAPVEQTAGDVLLSTLTPEGRQLVLLGDFTGHGLPAAIGGPLVTYILHQQAQRNVSGEAILHEINVQLHARLPTGIFFAAILLEISPGRDRIDLWNAAIPEAFWMRRGRLIESFPSTMPPLGVTTSLNMAESRVTRALLPGDRWYLYSDGITETRGMDGEMFGSERLADFLATAGEEGPLEGVLQRLEAHSGAKVQDDDITLVEVSI from the coding sequence ATGACGCGCGACAAGGGGCGGCGTCCCATCATTCTTGTGGTGGATGATACCCCCGAAAACATCGATGTCCTCAAGGGGGCATTGATTCACGAGTACACGGTTCGTCCCGCCCCCAATGGTCAGGTTGCCTTGAAGGCGGCATCGATTCCACCGTATCCCGATCTGGTGCTTCTGGACATCATGATGCCCGGCATGGATGGCTACGAGGTATGCCGGAGGTTGAAGGAAAACAGGGAGACGGCGGACATTCCGGTCATCTTCGTCACGGCGCGTTCGGAGGAGTCGGACGAGATCGAAGGGTTGCGATTGGGGGCGGTGGATTACATCACCAAACCCTTCAGCATTCCGATTGTCCAGGCGCGCATCAAAACGCATCTTCAATTGCGTTCGGTGACCCGGGCGTTGAAAAAAAACAATCAGAAACTGATGTACGAACGACAGTTGATTGAAAGCATCATTTTAAAGATGCGTGGTGCCGATGTATTGGATGAGCGTCATTTGCGGCATCTGATTGCGCCGGTGGAGCAGACCGCCGGGGATGTATTGTTGTCCACCCTGACTCCGGAAGGACGTCAGTTGGTCCTTTTGGGTGATTTTACCGGTCACGGGCTTCCGGCGGCCATTGGCGGTCCCCTGGTGACCTACATTCTTCACCAGCAGGCGCAGCGGAATGTTTCGGGGGAGGCGATTTTGCACGAGATCAACGTGCAGCTTCATGCCCGCCTTCCCACCGGTATTTTTTTCGCGGCGATTCTGTTGGAGATTTCCCCGGGGAGGGACCGTATCGATCTATGGAATGCCGCCATTCCCGAGGCGTTCTGGATGCGTCGGGGGCGGCTTATCGAGAGTTTTCCTTCGACGATGCCGCCTCTGGGGGTGACGACATCTTTGAACATGGCGGAGTCTCGGGTCACCCGGGCGTTGCTGCCGGGTGATCGGTGGTACCTTTATTCCGACGGTATTACCGAAACCCGGGGCATGGATGGCGAGATGTTTGGTTCGGAGCGTTTGGCCGATTTTCTGGCCACGGCGGGCGAAGAGGGGCCGTTGGAGGGGGTGTTGCAGCGGCTTGAGGCCCATTCCGGGGCCAAGGTTCAGGATGATGACATCACGTTGGTCGAGGTTTCAATCTGA
- a CDS encoding flagellin FliC — protein MPLTIASNIVALSVQRKVGQTNDALGQTFLRLATGLRVNSAKDDAGSLGLATRLTAKIQGLGKAAQNANDGISLSQVADDALVETVNAMQRIRELAVEAKGGTKSSSDRQTLQTEVNAMISEIDRIATEVKFNGLRLLAGSFTAMDFHIGADAGNTVEITFAAASTNKVGLGVAGNSAAVSTVTKASRTILLIDSALDSISSIRATIGAAQNRFESIASQIQSLSDSYTTARSNIMDANIAKETAEMTRNTIIKQAGISVLAQANLQPKLLLQLLGTV, from the coding sequence ATGCCATTGACCATTGCATCAAATATCGTTGCCCTTTCGGTGCAGCGCAAAGTAGGACAGACCAACGACGCCCTGGGGCAGACGTTTCTCCGTCTGGCGACAGGGCTCCGCGTCAATTCCGCCAAGGATGACGCGGGAAGCCTCGGGCTTGCCACCCGACTCACCGCCAAGATTCAGGGATTGGGCAAGGCGGCCCAGAACGCCAATGATGGCATTTCCCTGTCCCAGGTCGCCGACGATGCCCTGGTCGAGACCGTCAACGCCATGCAGCGCATTCGCGAACTGGCCGTCGAGGCCAAGGGGGGGACCAAATCCAGCTCCGATCGGCAGACCCTTCAGACCGAAGTGAATGCCATGATTTCCGAAATCGATCGCATCGCCACCGAGGTCAAGTTCAACGGTCTCAGGTTGCTGGCGGGTTCGTTCACCGCCATGGATTTTCACATTGGCGCCGATGCCGGCAACACGGTCGAAATCACTTTTGCCGCAGCCAGTACCAACAAGGTCGGCCTGGGTGTCGCGGGTAATTCCGCCGCGGTCAGCACCGTTACCAAGGCGAGCCGGACCATCCTTCTCATCGACAGCGCCCTGGACAGCATTTCCTCCATCCGCGCCACCATCGGCGCGGCGCAAAACCGTTTCGAGTCGATCGCCAGTCAGATTCAATCCCTTTCCGACAGCTACACCACGGCGCGGTCCAACATCATGGATGCCAACATTGCCAAGGAAACCGCCGAGATGACCCGGAACACGATCATCAAGCAGGCGGGTATTTCGGTTTTGGCCCAGGCCAATCTGCAACCGAAGCTTCTTCTGCAACTCCTCGGCACCGTCTGA